A window of the Desulfovibrio oxyclinae DSM 11498 genome harbors these coding sequences:
- a CDS encoding TIGR01777 family oxidoreductase → MRVIIAGGTGFIGRSLAATLMAAGHEIIVLSRSVASVERVFGQSVSGFTWDGGEWPSLIDPSTAIVNLAGSSIAGGRWTPKVKERILQSRLKSGQRLIEGIRKANDAPRVFVQGSAVGYYGHHKSTPVTEDTPSGTGFLADVARKWENSTKEIDGMGIRRVIIRTGMVLGHGGALERMLPAFRLFVGGAPGTGDQGVSWIHLKDEVGAIKFLMEHSETCGPYNLTAPTPVTFSRFARVLGETLHRPHKLNPPAFMLRLIFGQMADEVLLNGQFALPERLQKAGYEFRFPMLKDALPDILNRS, encoded by the coding sequence ATGCGAGTCATCATTGCCGGCGGGACCGGCTTCATAGGCAGGTCGCTCGCCGCCACCCTCATGGCGGCCGGGCATGAAATCATCGTTCTGTCACGCTCCGTGGCCTCGGTCGAGCGGGTCTTCGGACAGAGCGTTTCTGGCTTTACCTGGGATGGCGGTGAGTGGCCGTCGCTCATCGACCCGTCCACGGCCATCGTCAACCTCGCTGGCTCCAGCATTGCCGGAGGCCGCTGGACGCCCAAGGTCAAGGAAAGAATCCTCCAGAGCCGCCTCAAGTCCGGCCAGCGCCTCATTGAAGGCATCCGCAAGGCCAATGATGCTCCCCGCGTTTTCGTGCAGGGATCGGCGGTGGGCTACTACGGGCACCACAAGAGCACTCCGGTAACCGAGGACACCCCCTCGGGCACGGGGTTTCTTGCTGACGTGGCCCGTAAATGGGAAAACTCCACCAAGGAAATCGACGGGATGGGCATCCGCCGCGTCATCATCCGCACCGGGATGGTGCTCGGCCACGGAGGCGCGCTGGAACGGATGCTCCCCGCGTTCCGTTTGTTCGTCGGCGGAGCTCCCGGCACGGGTGATCAGGGCGTCTCGTGGATACATCTCAAGGACGAAGTCGGGGCCATCAAGTTTCTGATGGAACACTCCGAGACCTGCGGCCCCTACAACCTGACGGCTCCCACGCCGGTAACCTTCAGCAGATTCGCCCGCGTACTCGGAGAAACCCTGCACAGGCCGCACAAACTGAATCCGCCCGCCTTCATGCTGCGGCTCATATTCGGTCAGATGGCCGACGAAGTGCTTCTCAACGGCCAGTTCGCCCTGCCCGAAAGGCTTCAGAAGGCCGGATACGAGTTCCGCTTCCCCATGCTCAAGGACGCCCTGCCGGATATTCTGAACCGATCTTGA
- a CDS encoding sensor histidine kinase codes for MTSRYIKIDEVGQRERRRRKRELIAAGLCFALIAVLTWVELKYLGGNSYLFLGLLNLNFILLLVVLFIVTRNGVKLLLERRRRVLGSKLRTRLVLAFISLSLIPTVLMFLVSVKFVQTSVDYWFKGQVEESMEQALELGRAFYGSSQDRLQRRGKNMIDEIVDRRFAWGGKGMNDFLGEKFEEYDLSLVGVITPKGSVQNTHYSAQWEKAWPEIQEKIDWEGLRSDPRQWSTIIPTPQSDLIVGVTPVDDGTTGFLVLGETVGRGLLHKLDRIVRGLDEYKKLKTLKYPWKMTLYLTLGVMTMLIILGSIWFGFRLAKELSAPVQALAAGTERIARGDLSVRLEDRSDDELGFLVRSFNRMTEDLELARQNELKAGERLARQNQELERRGRYIEAVLDNITSGVISMDASGRIGTVNRSAEQILGTPGEFLIGKKPHTLLSGEFADIMREALEAVGSNPGEQWQKQLDIQTPERVRKLLINVVALPGIPGAEVGTVAVFEDITELEKIQRLAAWREVARRIAHEIKNPLTPIKLSAQRLQRKFGEGVDDKVFDDCTGLIVSQVERLQQMVSEFSAYAKLPEVQPRPGDLGPLLEETVGMFENTHRNIDWHLQLPENLPEMSFDREALGKVFINLLTNSEEALKDQEDGSVVVRAVHERKKNRVVVSVADNGSGLPRDGASRMFEPYFSRKKGGTGLGLTIVRSIVADHHGKVTAHANKPRGTVVRVELPLA; via the coding sequence ATGACTTCGCGCTACATCAAGATAGACGAGGTGGGACAGCGGGAGCGCCGCCGCCGCAAACGCGAACTCATCGCGGCCGGACTCTGCTTCGCCCTCATCGCCGTCCTGACGTGGGTCGAACTCAAATATCTCGGGGGCAACTCCTATCTTTTCCTCGGCCTGCTGAACCTGAACTTCATCCTGCTGCTGGTGGTGCTGTTCATCGTCACCAGAAACGGGGTGAAGCTGCTGCTGGAACGTCGCCGCAGGGTGCTGGGCTCCAAGCTGCGAACGCGGCTGGTGCTCGCCTTCATCTCCCTGTCGCTCATTCCCACCGTGCTCATGTTCCTTGTGAGTGTGAAGTTCGTGCAGACGTCCGTGGACTACTGGTTCAAGGGGCAGGTGGAGGAATCCATGGAGCAGGCTCTTGAGCTTGGCCGGGCCTTCTACGGCTCGTCGCAGGACAGGCTCCAGCGGCGCGGCAAAAACATGATCGACGAGATCGTGGACCGCCGCTTCGCGTGGGGCGGCAAGGGTATGAACGATTTTCTGGGTGAGAAATTCGAGGAATACGACCTGAGCCTCGTAGGGGTCATCACGCCAAAAGGCTCGGTGCAGAACACCCACTACTCCGCCCAGTGGGAAAAGGCATGGCCCGAGATTCAGGAAAAGATCGACTGGGAGGGCCTGCGCTCCGATCCCCGCCAGTGGTCCACCATCATCCCCACCCCCCAGAGCGACCTCATCGTCGGGGTGACGCCCGTGGACGACGGCACCACCGGCTTCCTCGTCCTGGGTGAGACCGTGGGCCGCGGCCTGTTGCACAAGCTGGACCGCATCGTGCGCGGCCTTGACGAATACAAAAAGCTCAAGACCCTGAAATATCCATGGAAGATGACGCTGTACCTGACCCTCGGGGTCATGACCATGCTCATCATCCTCGGCTCCATCTGGTTCGGCTTCCGGTTGGCGAAGGAACTCTCCGCCCCGGTGCAGGCGCTGGCGGCGGGGACCGAACGCATCGCGCGCGGCGACCTGTCCGTACGCCTTGAGGACCGCTCCGATGACGAGCTGGGCTTCCTCGTGCGCTCGTTCAACCGCATGACCGAAGACCTCGAACTGGCGCGTCAGAACGAGCTGAAGGCCGGCGAACGGCTGGCGAGGCAGAATCAGGAACTGGAACGTCGCGGCCGCTACATCGAGGCGGTTCTGGACAATATCACCTCCGGCGTCATCTCCATGGACGCATCCGGCCGCATCGGAACCGTCAACCGCTCGGCGGAACAGATTCTTGGAACACCCGGAGAATTCCTCATCGGCAAGAAGCCGCACACCCTGCTCTCCGGCGAGTTCGCGGACATCATGCGCGAGGCGCTGGAAGCGGTGGGCAGCAATCCCGGCGAGCAGTGGCAGAAGCAGCTGGACATCCAGACGCCGGAGCGGGTGCGCAAACTGCTTATCAACGTGGTGGCCCTGCCCGGCATCCCCGGCGCGGAGGTCGGCACCGTGGCCGTCTTTGAAGACATTACCGAGCTGGAAAAAATTCAGCGGCTGGCCGCATGGCGCGAAGTGGCCCGGCGAATCGCCCACGAAATCAAGAACCCGCTCACGCCCATCAAGCTCTCTGCCCAGCGCCTGCAGCGCAAGTTCGGCGAAGGCGTGGACGACAAGGTCTTTGACGACTGCACCGGCCTTATCGTGAGTCAGGTGGAACGGCTTCAGCAGATGGTCTCCGAATTCTCCGCCTACGCCAAGCTGCCCGAAGTCCAGCCCCGGCCCGGCGATCTGGGCCCCCTGCTTGAAGAGACCGTGGGCATGTTCGAAAACACGCACCGCAACATCGACTGGCACCTGCAACTGCCCGAAAATTTGCCCGAAATGTCCTTTGACCGCGAAGCCCTCGGCAAGGTCTTCATCAATCTGCTGACCAACTCCGAGGAAGCCCTCAAGGATCAGGAAGACGGCAGCGTGGTGGTCAGGGCGGTACATGAACGGAAGAAGAATCGCGTGGTTGTGAGCGTTGCCGACAACGGTTCCGGACTGCCCAGAGACGGGGCATCGCGCATGTTTGAGCCCTACTTCTCCCGCAAAAAAGGCGGCACCGGCCTCGGCCTGACCATCGTCCGTTCCATCGTGGCGGACCACCACGGCAAGGTCACGGCCCACGCGAACAAGCCTCGCGGCACCGTGGTTCGTGTAGAGCTGCCGCTCGCCTGA
- a CDS encoding DUF4390 domain-containing protein — MIPGVAGSGNACRLFFPPAADTTSVTMMKRFFSLLIPLILLTTALPARAQVISLESVSATRVGDTLSAQFGVALQGVDEIADTLRNGVGIKLACRASISLNRRFFFSSTLGESALEGAIQYDALTKEFALMLPGQEQAMRNEDLAALLAEGWESFSIPLCPWGSLERGKNYRLEVEAALMPMDVPDWFTRTFLFWSWQGGPSVTSTLDFRY; from the coding sequence ATGATACCCGGCGTCGCCGGTTCGGGCAATGCCTGCCGCTTGTTCTTTCCCCCGGCTGCTGATACCACTTCGGTAACCATGATGAAACGCTTTTTCAGCCTGCTCATTCCGCTGATTCTGCTGACGACCGCACTCCCGGCCCGGGCACAGGTCATCAGTCTGGAATCGGTCTCGGCCACCCGCGTTGGGGACACTCTCTCCGCGCAGTTCGGCGTAGCCCTTCAGGGAGTGGACGAAATCGCGGACACCCTGCGCAACGGCGTGGGCATCAAGCTGGCCTGCCGCGCCTCCATCTCCCTGAACCGCAGGTTCTTTTTCAGCTCCACCCTTGGCGAAAGCGCCCTTGAGGGAGCCATCCAATACGACGCCCTGACCAAGGAATTCGCGCTCATGCTGCCCGGGCAGGAGCAGGCCATGCGCAACGAAGATCTCGCCGCACTGCTTGCCGAAGGCTGGGAATCGTTCTCCATACCCCTTTGCCCGTGGGGCAGTCTCGAACGAGGCAAAAACTACCGGCTGGAAGTCGAGGCCGCGCTCATGCCCATGGACGTGCCAGACTGGTTCACCCGAACCTTCCTTTTCTGGTCATGGCAGGGCGGACCGAGCGTAACCTCCACTCTGGACTTCCGGTACTGA